The Thermococcus eurythermalis genomic sequence CTCATCGCCGCGCCGTCTATTCCGGTGCCGGGCCCTACAATAACGCCCTTCCCCTTTGAGGGGAGCCTTGAGAGGACGAGCTTTTCAAGGAGTTCTGGCGGGAGTTTTCCGGGCTTCATACAACCACCAAAGGGAGTTGGAGGAGGAAAAGAAAAGCCTTTAGGTGTAGTAGTACTCGCCCCTCTCCTTCTGCTCCCTGTCCTTGACGGAGCCTTCCTTGTTGGCCCTCGGCCTTCCCGTCTCTGGGTCGCGCCTGAAGGTTACCCCGACCGATGCCAGGAAGCGGTTCATACCCTCACGCATGCCCATCGGCCTGCTCGCCTTACCGAACTTGCCGGGCTCGCCCTCGAATACAATCAGCCTGTCGCTCAGGTAATCAACCATCATAACGTCGTGCTCGACTATAAGCGCGGTCTTCTCGTTCTTGGCCATCAGCGAGCGGATTGCCTTCGAGACGGCCAGCCTCTGCTCGACGTCGAGATGCGCTGAGGGCTCGTCGAGGAGGTACAGGTCGGCATCGCGGAGCAGGCAGGCCACTATGGCAACGCGCTGGAGCTCACCACCTGAGAGGTCGTTGACGTTCTTGTCGTAGAGCTCCGGAATCCCGAGCGGGTTCAGGAGCTCGCTCTTGTAGAAACTGCTCATGAGCTTGCCCGCGTCAATCTTGCTGAGGAGCTCGTAAACGGTTCCATCGTAGTCGGTCTTTATGTACTGGGGTTTATAGCTCACCGTCAGCGACCAGTCTATTTCTCCCTCCGTCGGCTTCTCAACCCCCGCTAACATCTTCACAAAGGTAGTCTTACCGATTCCGTTCGGGCCGACGATTCCGACGACCTCACCGACGTAGAGCTCTCCGCCCTCTGCCTCAAGCCTGAAAGAGCCGTAGTCCTTAACGAGACTCGGATACTCGACGAGGATATCTCCCTCCTGGCTCTTGCGCTCGCTCTTCTTGCTGAAGTTTATCTCGTAGGGCCTGAACCTGACGTTCTCGTCCCTCAAATAGCCCCTGAGGAACTCGTTTATGCCGTTTCTTGTTGATTTGGGCTGGGAGAATATACCGTAGGCGCCTGGCTTACCGTAGACGACGTGAATAATGTCGCTCATGTAGTCGAGGATAGCAAGGTCGTGCTCAACGGTTAAGACGTTCTTGCCCGACTCGGCGAGCTTCCTTATGATTTTCGCAATCCTGAGCCTCTGCCTTATGTCGAGGTAGCTCGACGGCTCATCGAAGAAGTAGAACTCCACGTTCCTGAGGAGGGCCGCGGCTATGGCCACGCGCTGGAGCTCACCACCTGAGAGGTGCCTTATATCTCTATCAAGGACGTTTTCGAGCTCAAGCTCCTTAACAACCTCGTCGAACCTTCCGCTCTCGTCGGCCTTCCTGAGCAGGTCGCGGACCTTTCCCCTGACGGCCTTGGGAATCAGGTCAACGTACTGGGGCTTTACGACGGGGCGGATTTCCCTGTTCTTCAGCCTCTCGAAGTAGTTCTGGAGCTCGTTTCCGCGGAAGGCCTTGATGACGTTGTCCCAGCTGTCGTTGTCGCCGCAGAGGTTCGGCAGGAGCTGGCCGGAGAGTATCTTAACGGCCGTGGTCTTACCAGTTCCGTTCGGACCGAGGATACCGACGACCATGCCCTCCTTGACGACGGGGAGGCGGTAGAGGACGAAG encodes the following:
- a CDS encoding ribosome biogenesis/translation initiation ATPase RLI is translated as MRIAVIDYDKCNPDKCGHFLCERVCPVNRMGGEAIIIDEENYRPVIQEASCTGCGICVHKCPFNAITIVNLPEELEEGCVHRYGINGFVLYRLPVVKEGMVVGILGPNGTGKTTAVKILSGQLLPNLCGDNDSWDNVIKAFRGNELQNYFERLKNREIRPVVKPQYVDLIPKAVRGKVRDLLRKADESGRFDEVVKELELENVLDRDIRHLSGGELQRVAIAAALLRNVEFYFFDEPSSYLDIRQRLRIAKIIRKLAESGKNVLTVEHDLAILDYMSDIIHVVYGKPGAYGIFSQPKSTRNGINEFLRGYLRDENVRFRPYEINFSKKSERKSQEGDILVEYPSLVKDYGSFRLEAEGGELYVGEVVGIVGPNGIGKTTFVKMLAGVEKPTEGEIDWSLTVSYKPQYIKTDYDGTVYELLSKIDAGKLMSSFYKSELLNPLGIPELYDKNVNDLSGGELQRVAIVACLLRDADLYLLDEPSAHLDVEQRLAVSKAIRSLMAKNEKTALIVEHDVMMVDYLSDRLIVFEGEPGKFGKASRPMGMREGMNRFLASVGVTFRRDPETGRPRANKEGSVKDREQKERGEYYYT